One stretch of Acropora muricata isolate sample 2 chromosome 12, ASM3666990v1, whole genome shotgun sequence DNA includes these proteins:
- the LOC136892406 gene encoding uncharacterized protein, which translates to MRWKFFLVTLLFHSSHYDFAQALKETCSRSLTSHSYGEFPYRGLGKSVDEISEAIFLSKNPVIKLFRNCISKQQQHNLMRLAKERLTDNTDSRFSSSLYLRNTNDSHLSILREITMLAGNLSGLPWKLSEPVSLTKYTLNQKYELHFDSGFAIAGGRMKRDATFLVYLNSVLRGGETIFPCCLNNSDAEFPCVPNGKPLLKDICHQEEFLKVSPQARTCLVFFNHEEQGGELHLRSLHGSCPVVNQEKWIVQIWLHREPWGSGISDFW; encoded by the exons ATGAGGTGGAAATTCTTCCTAGTGACGCTGTTATTCCATTCTTCACATTACGATTTTGCACAAGCCTTAAAAGAGACATGTTCAAGATCCCTAACAAGCCATTCTTATGGTGAATTTCCTTACCGTG GACTTGGTAAAAGTGTGGATGAAATATCTGAAGCTATTTTTCTGTCAAAAAATCCAGTAATTAAACTTTTCAGAAACTGTATCAGTAAACAGCAGCAGCATAATTTGATGCGATTGGCCAAGGAACGACTGACAGACAATACAGATAGCAGGTTTTCATCATCACTTTATTTGCGAAACACAAATGATAGCCATCTGTCAATTTTGAGAGAGATTACCATGCTGGCTGGAAATCTTTCAGGATTACCATGGAAACTTTCAGAACCAGTTTCTTTGACAAAATACACATTAAATCAGAAGTATGAACTGCATTTTGATTCAGGATTTGCAATAGCAGGGGGTAGAATGAAGAGGGATGCAACTTTTTTAGTGTATTTAAATTCGGTCTTACGTGGTGGTGAGACTATCTTTCCTTGTTGCTTAAACAACTCTGATGCTGAATTTCCTTGTGTGCCAAATGGCAAACCTTTACTCAAGGACATTTGTCATCAGGAAGAGTTTTTAAAAGTTTCACCACAAGCAAGGACCTGCCTTGTTTTTTTCAATCATGAAGAGCAAGGAGGCGAGTTACATCTTCGATCACTTCATGGCTCTTGCCCAGTTGTCAATCAGGAAAAGTGGATTGTTCAAATTTGGTTGCACAGAGAACCTTGGGGGTCTGGAATAAGTGATTTTTGGTAG